AAGAAGACGAGATCTCCAGGAACCGGCTCGTCCACTGGATGTGAGTTGATGAACATGCTGACTGTGTCCAATCTGGGCATTTTAAGTCCAGCATTCGTGAATACATAATAGATGAATCCGCTGCAATCGAACCCTTCAGGCGTGACGCCTGCCCAAACGTATGGCGTGTCGAGAAGAGGCATTGCAACTTCCACAGAAGCAACTTGAATCTCTTTCGCTGTTTTCGACAATTTCGTCAGGGGCTTGTCCGTCGCTACGACAGGTTTGAAGAAGCTCGTAGAGGAAGTTTGTTTTGCGGCAGTCAAGTTTTTATCGATTTCATTCGTGCTCGCGTCATTCTGTTTGTCGTATTGCTTTATGTCAGATTTCTTTACAAGCAATTGTTGAGAAACTTTTATCGTATCCGAAGGAAGATTGTTCATTTTCTTCAATTCGTCTACCGTCATCTTATGCAGGGAAGCGATTTTCCAAAGTGAATCACCAGTTTTGACAGTGTATTGTTCAGTGGCGGCTTCCGCATTGCCTGTTGCGATGAATGTCGCAAGAGCAAAAGTGGCCATCACTGAAAAAACTTTCTTTTTCACGCATATTTCCCCCTCTTAGACAAATATCTATGATTCTATTTTACTTGTAACCCAATAGTAATACAAGAGGGAGAACGGTGGCGAAAATTGAATTTTGGTGAAATGAAAAACCGTCGTTATGCACAGGGCAAACGACGGTAATAGGTCAGATCAAAACGTGTACTGCTTCAATAAATTCTCCAGCTTCAATGCAAGCCCGATGTTGCCTTTCACTTTCAGTTTCCCCATCATGAAAGCGGCCGTGGAATTCAAGTTGCCGTCGAGCAATTTTTTAAAATCGCCGACACTCATCTTCAATGCGCAATCGACTTCGCCAGGGTCGCCACGAAACGTTTCCGCCTCGCCGTCTGAAAACTTCAATCCGTACATGCCGCCGTCTTCACCGGACAAATCGAATGAATACGATGCGTTCATCCCCTCGATAGGTCCTTTATTAGCGCTCAGCCGCGCATCAATTTCATTCCAAATCGAATCCATTGTCATCTTTTCCAAATCCATTAGAAAACACCTTCTTTCCATTTTGTGAGTGATTATTCATTCATTATAGCATTATTGCGAAGAAAGGAATAATAGAAAAATATATGCTATTCCTCAATAAACATTGAGTTATGTCGATAGAAAGGGGTAGAAGAAATAATAGGTAGAAAGGGGTTGTATACGTCCGATGAATCGTTCTCAAGAAGAACTCAATATGATCTTGGAGGAGCTCCAAAAGAAACAAGAATTCATATTTACCCAGGCGAAGCAATCGGACCTTTCACGACAATCGATTGTCCCTGTCTTAGAAGAACTATGCATCCGCATATCAAAAATAATGGCGTGCGATCGAGTGAGCATTTGGTTGTTCAATGAAAATCGAACGAGCTTGACTGCACAGAACATATTCAATAGAACCAGATCCTCCCATACATCCGGAGAAGTGATCAATGCCGAAGAGTTGCCGTCTTATTTCGAAGCGGTTCAACAAGATCGGATTTTAGCGATATCTGACGTTTCAACGGACTTGGCGACGAAAGAATTGACGCAGCATCCTTCTTACAATGATGGGGAAGTGAAATCGCTCATTGATGCTTCAATCATCTTAAGCAAGGGGATTGGCGGAGTTGTCTGCTGTGAATCAACCCGATTGCGAAATTGGGGATATCTTGACAGAGTCCTTGCAGCATCAATCGCAGATATGCTTTCCTATATTTTCGACCGGCTTGAACGCATTGAAGTGGAGGAACATGTCAATAAGCTTGCCTACACCGACCTATTGACCGGCCTCGACAACCAGTATTCATTCACTGAAAAGGTGATGAAGCAAGTTCAAGCGTTTGAGGAGGGGCGGCGGGGCGTCTTCGTGTACCTTGTCATGGATCAATACACCGATATGCAAGGCGTAATTGGGCCTGACGGAGCCGACGAAATGCTAAAAATTACAGCAAACCGATTGAAGAGTTTTCTACCGTATCCTGCCCAAATCGCTCGATTGGCATTCGATCATTTCGTCATTTTTTCCCCATATGAAGGCGAATTGGAGTGTGAACTGGTTAGAATCGAGCGGATCATTAATCGGCTGAAGCGTCCGATGCACCTAAGCGGGCAGGAAGTGTATACGACGTTCAGCTATGGGGCTTCCATCTATCCCGAGCATGCAACGAATGTAAAATATGGAATTCAGGCGGCTTATATGGCGTTGCAATCAGGAAAAGAGGCATCCATCCGGAAGAGTGGCAACCTTTATAATCCCGACATGCATACATACTTGAAGGAGACAATGCTCTCGGAAATGAACTTGCGAAGGGGCCTCGATTTGAATGAATTCAAATTGCACTATCAGCCGCAAGTGATCTGCCGGACGGGAGAAGTGAGCGGCTTTGAAGCGCTGATCCGGTGGCAGCATCCGGAGCGTGGCCTCATTTTCCCAGGAGAGTTTATTGAGCTCGCCGAGTCGACCGGACTTATCACTCCGATCGGAGAATGGGTCATTAAGCAAGCGGTCAACCAAATCCGTGACTGGAAGGAGCAAGGATTGAAAAATGCAACGGTGTCAGTGAATTTGTCACCAAGGCATTTCCTTCATCATAATCTCCCGTCCTATTTGGATCAATGCGTCAAAGAAGCGAACGTCAAACCGAAAAGCATCACGCTGGAAATTACGGAAAACGTTGCAATGGAAGATACGGATGCCGTCGCCAGCAGGATTCATCTGTTAAAAGAGATGGGTTACTCCGTTTCCATCGATGATTTCGGGAAAGGGTATTCCGCATTCATTTACTTGCAACATTTCCCGATCCAACAAATAAAAATCGATCGACAGTTCATCAACGGGCTAGGCAATGACCCGAAAAGCTCCGGTATCGTCCAGACGATCATCCATCTCGCAGAAATGCTCGGATTGCAAACAATCGGTGAAGGGGTCGAAACGAAGCAGCAATGGGAGATTTTAAAAGAGTTTGGCTGCTCCGAGCTGCAAGGATTTTATTTCAGCAGACCGGTTCCTGTAGATGAAATCAATGAAATGATTCACAAATATGGCAGAGGCGGGAAACTGCTTCTCCCATCTGCATTCCAATAAGAAAAGCCTTACGCAACGGAGTACACCGTGTGTAAGGCTTTATTAATTAGTTAGGTCACTGTGCTCGCAACGCTTTGCTTGTGCTCGCAAAAGCCGTTCTTCGTAACGGCTAGTGCAAAGATGTGCTCGCAACGCTACGCTTATGCTCGCAAAAGCCGTTCTTCGTGACGGCTTTCGCTTTTGTTATCTTCCAATCGGCCAATCAAACGGCAATGACCCTGGTGGGGAGTGTTTGATAATGTCGATGACCGGGATTGTGTAGGCGAAGAGGATGAGAGCGATCGTAATCCCGATCCATAAATACCAGTTTTCCAAAATCTTCGGAGTCGGGTCGGCATCCACTTCTTCTTCCGCAATCGGGAATTCCTCCACGCCGCGCGGTGCGAAGAACGCGAGTTGGATGAAAATATAGATCATCAGGATAATCCCGATGAACAGGATCGTTCCGCCAACAGCTTGTGCCCCTTGATAGCTGATCCACGTGCTGACCTGCTCGCCGCCTGCATAATTTGAGAAGTCGGAACGTCTCGGACCGCCAAGGAGACCTTGGATATGCATCGCTGTTGACATGATTGTCATACCGACTGTCCAAATGATCGTTTGGATGATCCCAAGCTTATTCAATTTCGGTGTCAAGCGTCTTCCCGTCAAGTGGGGGACGAGCCAATAGGCAATACCGAAGAAGGTTAAGATGACTGTTGTCGCAGCCGTCAAATGGAAGTGGCCTGTCACCCAGATCGTATTATGGATGAGCGTATTCATTTGGTGGGAAGCGTTGACGATACCGCCGGCGCCTCCAGGAATGAATGCAACCATTCCAATGAACGGTGCAAGGAAACGAACGTCCTTCCAAGGCAAGTGCTTGAACCAGCCGAAAAGCCCTTTATGTCCTTTTCGACGGCCTGTTATTTCAAAGGTAGCAAAGATCGAGAACGCCGTCATTAACGTCGGTATGACAACCATGAATGTCAGGACGACTTGGATGAATTTCCACGTCGGATCGATTCCCGGCTCTGTCAATTGGTGATGGAAGCCGACCGGAATTGAGAACATGAGCAATAGAATGAATGACATTCTTGCTAGAGAGTCGCTGAACAATTTTCCGCCAATAATTTTTGGGATGATTGCATACCATGCCATATAAGCAGGCAACAGCCAGAAATAGACGAGCGGGTGTCCGAAATACCAGAACAGCGTACGGCTCAATAACACGTTGATTGTAGCCGCGTACCCTAGCGACCAAGGGATGAATTGAATCAATACGGACGAAGCCACGCCGAGTGAAGCGATGAACCACATCGCCATATTGATGACGACCATGAAGGCGAGCAATGGAGATTTCTGTCCCGGATTCGCTTTCTTCCAGACGTATAGCTGACGGAAGTTGACAAACACGGCAATCCAGCTTCCGACGATGACCAATGCCAACCCGATGTAAAATGCAGCATGCGCACGCAACGGAGCGTAAAATGTGTACAGTACGTTCGCTTGGCCGACGAGAATGGTCGTTGCGGCGATAGTCGTACCGACAAGCATCGTCCAGAACGCAATCCATGCCCATTGACGTTGTTTAGCAGATATGCCGACCGTTTTCCCCATAAGGGAAAATTGGAAGCCGACGATGAAAAACGTAGTTAACACTAACCCTAGAATGACGCCGTGCACAGTTAAAATCGTGTAGTAGTTAATCCCGAACGGCAATTGGAATTGTCCGGAGCGGGACAGTGTTTGCAACAGCCCCATGAGACCGCCGATCAGCAATGCCGCGAATGTCACATGCATGAACGACATATAGAGTCGGGCTTCTTTCTTCGGAAACAGATAGTTTTTCAGCATTATTCATACACCTCCACAGTTGCAAACATTTGATGGTGGCCGATTCCGCAATACTCATTGCAGACGACTGTGAATTCACCTGTGTTTTTCATGACCGTTTCAAGCCTGCTCACATGCCCCGGCTCGACCATCATGTTGACATTCGTGCCTGCAACTTGAAAGCCGTGCACGACGTCCTTAGTAGTGATCTGGAATAAAACAGTGGAACCTTTTGGTATGCGGATCTTTTTAACAGCCTTTCCGTCCGCATCCATGCCGAAATCGTAGTTGAAAGCTGAAGCGACGATGTTGACGGTATATTTTCCTTCAGCCACTTCACGAAGGCCGAGGTTTTCCGGTTTGAAAGATTCATGCGCCTCGACATTTTGCGGATTGATCGTTTCGATATGGCTCATTGGATGTGTCCCTTTCCAGAAAGCTGCGAAACCGATAATTAATAGAAAGAGTGCGAGAGATCCCAATCCGAACGTAAGCCAGATCTTTTCGTATTTATGCAAATGCATCATTTTTCCTCCTAACAAATCTTATTATCTAGATAAAAATAGTGCGTAAAGTCCGAACCATGTCACTAGGATAAAAACACCTAACAGCATGACTGAGATGAAGGTCCCTTTCAGATTGATTCCGGTATGAGGATTGCCGGATTGTTGTTCCGGACGCTTCTTTGAATTGCCTGTAGCCATACTTTCCACCTCCTGCATTGAAGTTGCGTTTCTCATACTTTTATCATAAGCGCGGTGGAAAAATAGAGAATTAGGGAAATCCCTATGATTCTCGAATTCGGGGAAGAGTCCACATTTTGTTCACATTGCCTTCAAGATTTAGACATATAAGTTATCGGAAAAGAGATGTGTTTTGAAAGAAGAGAAAAGGGAATAGAAGCTTGGTCAATATTTTTGTGAAAATTATTCTTTTATTTGACCATACTGTTTTTGGAAATTACAATTAGACAGTAAACCAAATCTATAATGAAAGTCGGTTGAGAACGATGGAAAAAGTAAACCTTATTCAAGTTGAAAGCCCTGAAAAAGGAGCTGAACGCTTTTTTAAGTTGATAAAAGAAGAGCTTGAGCATGATCGACTTCATGTGCTTGGATTGGCAACAGGAAGTACGATGATTCCCGTATACAAAAGATTGACGGAATCGGAACTGGATTTTTCGGATGTGACAACATTCAACCTCGATGAATATGTCGGCTTGCCTGCATCCAGTCCGAATAGCTATGCATATTTCATGAAAGAGCATTTATTCAATAAAAAAACATTCAAAGAAACGAATATACCGGACGGCATGGCAGAGGATCTGGAGGAAGAATGCAGACGCTACGAGCAAGCGTTGCAAGACGCAAAACTCGACATTCAATTACTAGGCGTCGGCGAAAACGGTCATATCGCGTTCAATGAACCGGGTACTCCGAAAGATTCCGTCACACACGTCGCAAAATTGACAGAATCGACACTCGGCGTGAACAGCCAATACTTTGAAAACGACGAGAAGATTCCTAACACTGCATTGACGATGGGAGTGGCCTCCATCATGAGCGCCAAAAAATTAGTCCTACTTGCATTCGGCGAGAAAAAACGCCCAGCCATTACAAAAGTGCTGGAAGGCAAAATCGATCCCGACTGGACGATCACATATCTCCTTGAACACGAAGACGTTACAATTATTACAGACTTGGAAATTTAATAAAGAGCTGCATCCTTTTGATAATGGGATGCGGCTTCAGCCTGTTGACAAACGCTCGCATCCGTTGTTGCTCGTGTCGCTCGTCCGCTCATGAACTTTAGTTCTATTCGTGTCTTCGCTTCACTTCGCGCCTAGGCTGACAAGCGTTTTCAATCAGGCTGAAGGTAGATCTATTTATCGTGTTTTCCCCTAAAATTGAGTGTAGACAAAGTCAAAGAATGACTTTGTCTACACTACGAGAGCTGCATCCTTTAAAATGGATGCGGCTTTTTTTATGGGAGGGAAAATGACAAGAGTATTTCAAATGATGAAAAGTAAGAGTTTTTGTAATATTTCTGTTACTAAACTGTAATGTTGGACGAGCATAGTACATGGTAAAGTAATCTCAGATAAAGAATTCAGATAAATATAAATTCGGGGGATCATATGAGAATACTATCACGCATGCAAAAGTCTATTGCGTATTTTGCAATTGCCTATGTATTATTGTTCGCGCCATTCATTGGTCAAGCTGAAGCGTCATCATCCGACACGGCTTCAATTTCAGAAACGGCTTCGAGCCTGGTAGGCATAAAATATGCTTATGGCGGCACAACGACAGCTGGCTTTGATTGTTCCGGATATGTAAATTATGTTTTCAAGCAACATGGCATTAAATTATCCCGTACTTCATCCGGTATGTACGCTTCCGGAACAAAAGTCGACAAAAGCGATCTTGAAGAAGGGGATCTTGTATTTTTCAATACATCCGGCAAAGGGGTTTCCCATGTCGGCATCTATATCGGTGATGGCGAATTCGCACATTCATCTTCATCTAAGGGCGTCAGCATCGCCAAGCTCAACGATCCTCATTACTGGGGCAAGCGGTACGTCGGAGCGAAGCGAATAACGGGCTCCAGTGACGTTGCATTTAACAATTGATAATTAACCACGGCATAATAAAACGGATTCCTCCCGGGGGAATCCGTTTATTTATTCTCCATAGAAAAAAGCCGCGAAATCGCGGCTTTTTTGTTCTGTCATTATTGTGGTACACGGATTGTCCAGCGTGAGAAATCTGGATTTTCTTTTTGGACCATTTCTTTCGGATAAATGAACGTCCATGGCTTCGATGTGTTCGCTTTGACGGAAAGCGGAGCAAGATCGAATGAGCCTCGTGCGACGATTTCACCTGTCGCATCGACTAGTTCCAATGGAAGCTTTTCGATATTGATTTGCTTCGAGTGGCCGTTGCGGATGAAGATGGATGCTGCAATGCTTCCGTCTTCCTGCTTCTTCACTTGGAAACCGGCGAAGTTCACTTCACGCGGCTTCAGCTTCGGCATGTTTTCAACGACTTTTTCAAGCGCCTCTTTTTGCTCGGCAGTCAAGCCGTCTTCCCAAGCCTGTTCAAGTTCAAGCTTATGAGGCACCATCGATTGGACGTTGAAAGCAAGCTTCCAGTTTTCCGCAGGCGGCTCTTCAGCAAAGATGTTCTCTTTCGTGAAAACGAAGACCCATGGGCGTGCGCTTTTTCCAGGGATGTCGCCTAATTCCTTTAGGTCGAATTCCTGTGATGCAAGCGTTTTGCCTTCCGCATCAAGCAACATCAACTCGACAGAGCCGACAGAAATCGACTGCTCCAATGATGAACGGAAAAATGATTTGACGAGCCAGCTGCCATTTGCCGGTTCGACATCGATGTCGATTCCGGATAGGGAAATCTGGTTCGGCTTCAAAGGTTCCAATTCATTTGCAAGGAAGCGGAAAACGTATTCCTGCTCTTGCGAAAGTGTCCACTCGGGATGAAGTGAAAGCGTTGTTTCGACTTCATCCGTACCGTTAGACTGTGCACTGCCTTCTAGAATTTCTTCGGAATCAACCGTGCTGTCTCCACCCGTTTTTTCGGTTTTCTTAAATAAGTTGAAAAGTTTCATGACTGTTGGGCCTCCTGTTGTTGTGAAATGAGCTTCATAAAGCCGATAACTTCGGATGCGATATTCCGGCGCAATTTCTGATAGTGCGTAGCGAATAGTTGCAAGCCTTCACGTTGATAAATACGCATCGGATCCTCTTGGCCGTATGACCGCAATCCGATCCCTTCCTTAAGGCGTGCCATTACATCCAGATGTTTCACCCACATCGTGTCGATATGGCTTAACATCACTTGCGGGATGATTTCATTAACCTGTTCATTATCGGCGAACGTATCGAGATAGGCAAACAGGTCGGCAACCGGCTCTTCATAAAACTTCAATATGTCGGATGGCTTTTCCAAATTCCGCGGAAGCGTGACCGTTACCAACAATAATCCGTTCATCGTGGCTTCAATTCGATCGAATTCAAAGTTATCCGGTGTTTCATGTTCCGGACAGCTATCGTAGACGACGAATTCCACCGCCTCAGACATCATTGTTTTCAATTGATCGAAAAGATTTTCGCGCTCAAGCACTTTATCCCGCAACGTATAAAGGACGCCGCGCTGATCATTGATGACGTCATCGAGTTTCAAATTGTATTCGCGCATCGCGAAATGTGCGCCTTCGACGATCCGCTGCGTACGTTCAGTCAGTTCGTTCACATCAGAGTTTTGAACAAGGCCGTCTTCATCCACAACGACTTTCTTATTGAATTTCTCAAGGTCTTCCTTCGCAAAACGTTTGAACATATCATCTTCAAGCGAAATGAAGAATTGGCTTTCCCCTTGGTCCCCTTGACGTCCTGAACGTCCGCGCAGCTGGTTGTCGATCCGGCGGCTTTCGTGTTTTTCCGTTCCGAGGACGTATAGTCCGCCGAGGTCCTCGACACCTTCACCGAGCATGATGTCCGTTCCACGTCCCGCCATATTCGTTGCAACAGTAATATGGCCGCGTTGTCCCGCCTGGGAAATGAGATCCACTTCCTGCTCGACACTTTTCGCATTCAATAGATGATACGTAAGGTTCTCGCGGTCCAAATACTCGGCGACTTTCTCGGATTGGAGAATGGAAGTCGTCCCGACGAGTACGGGTTGTCCTTTTTTATGGCGTTTCGCCACTTCTTTTGCAACCGCTTCGTATTTTTGTTCGATCGTCTGAAACACTTTATCCGGCGAATCGATACGGGCACGAGGGCGGTTCGTAGGGATTTGGATGACTTCCATGTTATACACTTCACGGAATTCCTTCTCCTGTGTCTTCGCCGTTCCCGTCATGCCGCTAAGCTTCGGATACATCCGGAAATAGTTCTGGATCGTAATTTGCGCTTGGGCTTTATTCTCATCCGTTATCGGCAAGCCTTCCTTCGCCTCGATCGCCTGGTGGAGGCCATCGGAAAGCGTGCGGCCTTCCATAATGCGGCCCGTGAACATATCGACAAGTTCAATCTTGTCATCTTTCACGATGTAATCGACATCACGTTTAAAGATGACGAAGGCGCGAACAGCTTGAATCATATAATGATAGAGTGTTTGGTGCTCAAGTTCATAGAGATTGTCGATGCCGAACGCCTTCTCCACTTTCTCGATGCCTTCATCGGTAAGGGAAGTCGCTTTCGTTTCATCGTCAAAATCAAAATCAACGCCTTTTTTGAACCGCTTCGCGAGTCTCGCAGCGATGAAATGAAGATCTGGATCAGCCTGCATTTTACCTGCGACGATCAACGGCGTTTTCGCCTCGTCGATCAATACGCTGTCCACTTCATCGATGATGGCGAAGTGATACGGGCGCTGCACCTTTTGTGAAGTATGCTGGACCATATTGTCCCGTAGGTAATCAAACCCGAACTCCGTTCCGACACCGTATGTAATATCAGCCATATAAGCATTCTGCTTCGCAGGCCCTTGCATCATCGGGACGTTCAAGCCGACCGTCAAGCCGAGAAAACGGTGGATCTGGCCGATTTGGTCATAGTCACGTCTTGCAAGATAATCGTTGACAGTAATAACGTGTACTCCTTTGCCTTCAAGCGCGCGCAAATAGGAGGGAAGGGAGGCGACAAGCGTCTTTCCTTCGCCAGTCGGCATTTCTGCGATATTGCCTTCAGCGAGTACCATTCCGCCGATGAGCTGAACGTCAAAATGACGCATGCCTAAAACCCGTTTCGAAGCTTCACGGACTATGGCAAATGCGTCTGGAAGGATGGCCTGTACAGTTTCGCCTTCCTGGATCTGCTCTTTGAACACTTCTGTCATATGGGCAAGTTCTTCATCTGAAAACTTTTCATATTTTGATTCCAAGTCATTTATGTGTTGGACAACTTTACGATATTTGCGAAGTTGTCTTTCGCTCGTTTGATTTGAACGTTTGAAAATTGATAGCATATAATAGACGCTCCTTTATTCATCCTTCTATATAAGGATACGAATCTATTTTATCAAACTATAGACGAAAAGACTACCTTGTTAAGAATTTGTGCGTGCGAGTTAGGGGTACTCATTCTTACAAAAGGGTAAGGTAGTTTTGAGTGCCTACTTCCACTAACTTGGGTGCTTTCCATTGACAGACGTGCTATAATACTTGTGGCTAACTAAATTATTGTTATTTACGGGGAGGAAGGACATGTTATTCCTTGCAATGGCTGCTGCATTCATAGCCTCCATCATACTGACTCCGCTTGTCATAAAATTCGCGTTCCGTATCGGGGCGGTCGATCATCCGAACTATCGGAAGGTGCATGCATCCGTCATGCCGCGTATCGGAGGGATGGCAATATTCGGTGCATTCGTCATCGGTTATTTATTATTGCGCCCATCAGATGAGCATGCTATCGGAATTCTTGTTGGAGCCATCATCATTATTGTCACAGGCTTCCTCGATGATATGCTTGAAATCACCGCCAAGGCGAAGCTGATTGGCCAATTGGCTGCAGCGATCGTCGTCGTTACATGGGGCGGCTTACAAATCGAATTTATTAACTTGCCATTTTTTGGCCCGTTTGACTTTGGCTATTTAAGTATCCCAATTACGATCATTTGGATCATTGGTATTACAAATGCTATCAATCTCATTGACGGATTGGATGGACTGGCGGCGGGCGTTTCTACGATTGCCCTTATTTCCATCACGGTCATGGCGATGATCATGGGCGAAATGTTTGTTGTAGCTACAGCTGCCATTTTGGCTGCAAGCTCACTTGGCTTCTTGTTCTACAATTTCCATCCGGCGAAAATATTCATGGGGGATACGGGATCTTTATTCCTCGGGTATATGATCTCGGTGTTGGCGTTGTTAGGGTATAAAAATGTCGCGATGATTTCTCTTATCATCCCGATCATCATCCTCGGCGTTCCGATTTCAGATACATTCTTTGCAATCATTCGCCGTGTGCGGATGAAGCAGCCGATTTCAGCACCGGACAAATCGCACTTGCATCACTGCTTGTTGCGTGCTGGGTTCTCTCACCGGCAGACCGTCCTGATCATCTATGGACTGGCTATCCTCTTCGGTGTAGCAGCAGTGCTATTCTCGCAAGCAACTGTATGGGGCGCCATCGTACTGATTGCCGTCATGCTCATTGCAATCGAGCTGTTCGTCGAAATCATCGGTCTCGCGGGAACGAATTACAGGCCATTATTGAACTTAGTTCGTATGATTGGAAAATAAATGAATGCTATACAGCAAAGGTGATATGCGAAATTTCGCATATCGCCTTTTTTTATGACATAAAAAAACATCCCGCTGAAGCGAATCAGCTGGGATGGTAAGTTCATTGCATCATTTAATTAGTAATCATCGCTGCCTTCTGCAGTTTCATCAGCTGTTCCAATGACATTCGAGCTATCCGTTAAAGAGGATGAGTCCGGAATCAAGCCGAGATGAGCTTTCAACAGCTGACTCACATTCTGTAAATCACTCTCGTCCAACTGATAATAATATGGACCTTTCGACCAGTCATCATAGCCTTTCAAATTGATTGAGTCGATTTTTGGCATGCCGCCTTTTGCATACTCCCAGAAAGAAGTCATTTCTTTGAATGTCATGTCGGTTTTCATATTGTCGCCGACAGCTTCGATGACATCACCGTATTTTGTGATGGACTTCACTGACACCATTTCTTTAATGATTGCCTGCAAAATCATTTGCTGGCGTTTTCCGCGCTCGATATCGCTATCAGCCATGCGTGTCCGCGCCAATGCGAGGGCATGTCTGCCGTCGAGCACTCGCAATCCCTTTTTCAATTGAATCGTGTTTCTGTCATTTTCGTCCTTTTCGAGCCTGTTATAGGGAACATCGACTTCGACGCCGCCCAGTGCGTCGACGACTTCGATGAATGCATTGAAGTTCATTTTCACATAGTAATCAATTGGAATATCAAGCATTTCTTCCACGGTTTCGATAGCCGCATGCGTTCCGCCATATGCATGGGCATGGGTGATTTTGTCTCTATACCCGACCTTCGGGATGTAGACGTAGGAATCACGCGGAATGCTTAGCATTTTCA
The genomic region above belongs to Sporosarcina sp. Marseille-Q4943 and contains:
- a CDS encoding glycosyltransferase family 4 protein, which codes for MLFLAMAAAFIASIILTPLVIKFAFRIGAVDHPNYRKVHASVMPRIGGMAIFGAFVIGYLLLRPSDEHAIGILVGAIIIIVTGFLDDMLEITAKAKLIGQLAAAIVVVTWGGLQIEFINLPFFGPFDFGYLSIPITIIWIIGITNAINLIDGLDGLAAGVSTIALISITVMAMIMGEMFVVATAAILAASSLGFLFYNFHPAKIFMGDTGSLFLGYMISVLALLGYKNVAMISLIIPIIILGVPISDTFFAIIRRVRMKQPISAPDKSHLHHCLLRAGFSHRQTVLIIYGLAILFGVAAVLFSQATVWGAIVLIAVMLIAIELFVEIIGLAGTNYRPLLNLVRMIGK
- a CDS encoding LCP family protein, producing the protein MKRRDYKKMKKKTSKARLAIKIGLLVSLTALLAIAAYGLSLRQQAEQAVDRAYEAVPATQKSEIRGEAKVEPAKDNVSVLLIGVDDSEARMQGDSHSRSDALVVATFNPEEKSVKMLSIPRDSYVYIPKVGYRDKITHAHAYGGTHAAIETVEEMLDIPIDYYVKMNFNAFIEVVDALGGVEVDVPYNRLEKDENDRNTIQLKKGLRVLDGRHALALARTRMADSDIERGKRQQMILQAIIKEMVSVKSITKYGDVIEAVGDNMKTDMTFKEMTSFWEYAKGGMPKIDSINLKGYDDWSKGPYYYQLDESDLQNVSQLLKAHLGLIPDSSSLTDSSNVIGTADETAEGSDDY
- the secA2 gene encoding accessory Sec system translocase SecA2 gives rise to the protein MLSIFKRSNQTSERQLRKYRKVVQHINDLESKYEKFSDEELAHMTEVFKEQIQEGETVQAILPDAFAIVREASKRVLGMRHFDVQLIGGMVLAEGNIAEMPTGEGKTLVASLPSYLRALEGKGVHVITVNDYLARRDYDQIGQIHRFLGLTVGLNVPMMQGPAKQNAYMADITYGVGTEFGFDYLRDNMVQHTSQKVQRPYHFAIIDEVDSVLIDEAKTPLIVAGKMQADPDLHFIAARLAKRFKKGVDFDFDDETKATSLTDEGIEKVEKAFGIDNLYELEHQTLYHYMIQAVRAFVIFKRDVDYIVKDDKIELVDMFTGRIMEGRTLSDGLHQAIEAKEGLPITDENKAQAQITIQNYFRMYPKLSGMTGTAKTQEKEFREVYNMEVIQIPTNRPRARIDSPDKVFQTIEQKYEAVAKEVAKRHKKGQPVLVGTTSILQSEKVAEYLDRENLTYHLLNAKSVEQEVDLISQAGQRGHITVATNMAGRGTDIMLGEGVEDLGGLYVLGTEKHESRRIDNQLRGRSGRQGDQGESQFFISLEDDMFKRFAKEDLEKFNKKVVVDEDGLVQNSDVNELTERTQRIVEGAHFAMREYNLKLDDVINDQRGVLYTLRDKVLERENLFDQLKTMMSEAVEFVVYDSCPEHETPDNFEFDRIEATMNGLLLVTVTLPRNLEKPSDILKFYEEPVADLFAYLDTFADNEQVNEIIPQVMLSHIDTMWVKHLDVMARLKEGIGLRSYGQEDPMRIYQREGLQLFATHYQKLRRNIASEVIGFMKLISQQQEAQQS